One window of Falsibacillus pallidus genomic DNA carries:
- a CDS encoding D-alanyl-D-alanine carboxypeptidase family protein, with protein MKKIVVSFLSLLILGSLAPYSALAAEGEELDIKSEAASVVDAKTGKILYQKNGDKKLYPASLTKIATAIYAIENGHLNDHVVVSHNAANVDGTRVYLLEGEDVTLKHLIQGMLVNSGNDAAIAIAEHLDGSVDEFSKNINAYLRSKVGVYHTHFVNPNGLFDEEHFTTANDLAKITDYAMKNPTFRQIFGTKTLKWHGDGWDTTLITHHKMLKEEIPFPGITGGKTGYVDQSGQTLATTAQNQNIDLTAITLNGTTKKSAYGDTKKLLEYGMTHYKTERVPEGSIFKKKDNAYKAEHDLYFTKGSGENVTKKVEKSGFLKIISKTGEVVAVFPLHELKAKASEGNKDSTSEDSAKKHSSLNLLLCSGIFLLICITILFKKIKKSSA; from the coding sequence ATGAAAAAAATTGTAGTGAGTTTTTTATCCTTGCTAATACTGGGAAGTTTGGCTCCCTATTCTGCATTGGCTGCAGAGGGAGAAGAATTGGATATTAAAAGTGAAGCAGCATCAGTTGTTGATGCAAAGACAGGAAAAATCCTTTATCAGAAGAATGGTGATAAAAAGCTATACCCAGCCAGTCTGACGAAAATTGCTACTGCTATTTATGCGATTGAGAATGGGCATTTGAATGACCATGTCGTCGTTTCACATAATGCAGCAAATGTTGATGGTACAAGGGTATACCTTTTAGAAGGTGAAGATGTCACACTTAAACACTTGATTCAAGGTATGCTGGTCAATAGTGGGAATGATGCAGCCATTGCAATCGCTGAACATCTTGACGGCAGCGTAGATGAATTTTCAAAGAATATAAATGCCTATTTGCGGAGTAAAGTGGGTGTTTATCATACACATTTCGTTAATCCGAACGGTCTGTTTGATGAGGAACATTTCACAACTGCTAATGATTTGGCAAAGATTACAGACTATGCAATGAAAAATCCAACATTCAGGCAAATATTCGGAACGAAAACGTTAAAGTGGCATGGGGATGGCTGGGATACAACCCTGATCACTCATCATAAAATGCTGAAGGAAGAAATTCCGTTTCCGGGTATTACAGGAGGAAAGACGGGATATGTGGATCAATCCGGTCAGACGCTTGCCACTACCGCACAAAATCAGAATATTGATCTCACTGCCATAACACTGAATGGGACTACGAAAAAGAGTGCCTATGGTGATACAAAGAAGCTTTTGGAATATGGGATGACTCATTACAAAACGGAGAGAGTGCCGGAAGGAAGCATCTTTAAGAAAAAAGATAATGCCTATAAAGCTGAACATGACTTGTACTTTACAAAAGGCAGCGGAGAGAATGTAACGAAAAAAGTGGAAAAGAGCGGATTCTTAAAAATTATTTCTAAAACAGGAGAGGTAGTAGCAGTGTTCCCGCTGCATGAGTTAAAGGCAAAAGCTTCAGAAGGCAATAAGGATTCCACATCAGAGGATTCAGCTAAAAAGCATTCCTCATTAAATCTCTTATTGTGTTCGGGGATTTTCCTGTTAATATGCATCACTATTTTATTTAAAAAAATAAAGAAATCAAGTGCCTAA
- the moaA gene encoding GTP 3',8-cyclase MoaA: protein MKKAIDQLSRPFKDLRISVTDRCNFRCRYCMPAEIFGPDYAFLPKQEILSFEEIERITKASVNLGVRKVKLTGGEPLIRKNLHQLIRKLYEIEEIEDIGLTTNGILLPTYADRLKEAGLKRINISLDALEENLFKKMNGVGASVEKVKAGIDAAIQAGLKVKINMVVQKGVNEDEIIPMAEYCKVKEIPLRFIEFMDVGNSNGWNWDQIVTKKEMMGILASRYELIPIEPDYYGEVAKRYRLKGSDSEIGFITSVSETFCSECTRGRISANGSFYTCLFAQSGVDLKEDLRNGMTDTELMNKLNQIWNNRNDRYSEERTEESAVKRKKIEMSYIGG, encoded by the coding sequence ATGAAAAAAGCTATTGATCAACTTTCGCGTCCTTTTAAAGATTTGAGAATTTCTGTAACCGACCGCTGCAATTTCCGATGCCGATATTGCATGCCTGCAGAAATTTTTGGTCCGGACTATGCTTTCCTGCCGAAACAAGAAATTCTCTCTTTCGAAGAAATTGAACGGATTACAAAAGCTTCCGTCAACCTCGGGGTAAGGAAAGTGAAGTTAACCGGTGGAGAGCCGTTGATTCGAAAAAACCTGCATCAATTAATTCGAAAATTATATGAAATAGAAGAAATAGAGGATATTGGACTAACAACAAACGGAATCCTCTTACCGACCTATGCCGATCGCTTAAAGGAAGCAGGTCTAAAACGAATCAATATAAGTCTTGATGCACTTGAAGAAAATCTCTTCAAAAAAATGAATGGGGTTGGGGCCAGTGTTGAAAAAGTAAAGGCTGGCATTGATGCTGCCATTCAAGCAGGTCTTAAGGTCAAAATCAATATGGTCGTCCAAAAAGGAGTCAACGAGGATGAAATAATCCCGATGGCTGAATATTGCAAGGTGAAAGAAATTCCGCTCAGGTTCATCGAATTCATGGATGTTGGGAATTCAAACGGATGGAATTGGGATCAAATTGTGACCAAAAAAGAAATGATGGGCATCCTAGCCAGCCGGTATGAATTGATTCCTATTGAGCCTGATTATTATGGAGAAGTGGCGAAACGATATCGTTTAAAGGGATCAGATAGTGAAATCGGTTTTATTACTTCAGTTTCCGAAACATTCTGCAGCGAATGCACAAGAGGCAGAATATCTGCCAATGGCAGCTTTTATACATGCCTTTTTGCGCAAAGTGGAGTGGATTTGAAAGAGGACCTGCGTAATGGAATGACAGATACTGAACTTATGAACAAATTAAATCAGATCTGGAATAATCGAAACGACCGCTACTCAGAAGAAAGAACAGAGGAATCGGCAGTAAAACGAAAGAAAATTGAAATGTCGTATATCGGTGGATAA
- a CDS encoding phospholipase D family protein encodes MSTAKKRNKKKWTYTLIIFVCAVYLGMVFYESKKPLPKGLSYEGKIHQVDNVNFLYDLTYQKDKKEMHDQMIFQKIFDQIDKADKFIVVDMFLFNDFYDKGMFFPPISDTLTKKLIDKKEKNPEMRIVFITDPVNTGYSSFLSKQLKELKENGIEVVITDLEPLRDSNPLYSAIWRIGLQWFGQKGEGWIRNPLTPNAPKLTVRSYLELMNIKANHRKTLATDKGAIVSSANPHDASGYHSNIAFETSGPIIADILKTEQSILDFSHSNVKLPKYEGSMNEKGNIKVQLLTESKIESGIVDTIKHTSKGDSIWIGMFYIADRDIVNALTDAAGRGVKIRLILDPNTNAFGHKKTGLPNNPVVSELLEEGKGNIQMKWYNTHKEQYHTKLIYVRGQDSSTVIGGSANYTMRNLDDFNPETDLKVQAGNREQVIVDVDDYFHRIWNNEEGTYSVGYKKRKIEYTGVERVIYALQKLLHFTTY; translated from the coding sequence GTGTCGACGGCTAAAAAAAGGAATAAAAAGAAATGGACCTATACATTAATCATTTTTGTTTGTGCAGTTTATCTGGGTATGGTCTTTTACGAAAGTAAAAAGCCGCTGCCAAAAGGATTATCTTATGAAGGCAAGATACATCAAGTCGATAATGTAAACTTTTTATACGATCTTACTTATCAAAAAGATAAAAAAGAAATGCATGATCAAATGATTTTCCAAAAAATATTTGATCAAATTGACAAAGCAGATAAATTTATCGTAGTTGATATGTTTTTATTTAATGATTTTTATGATAAAGGAATGTTTTTTCCTCCTATCAGTGATACATTGACTAAAAAGTTGATTGATAAAAAAGAAAAGAACCCTGAAATGAGAATTGTGTTCATTACTGATCCTGTAAATACAGGTTATAGTTCATTTTTATCGAAACAATTGAAGGAATTGAAAGAAAACGGAATTGAAGTTGTCATTACAGATTTAGAACCATTAAGGGATTCAAATCCTCTGTATTCTGCAATTTGGCGTATAGGACTCCAGTGGTTCGGCCAAAAAGGGGAAGGATGGATCAGGAATCCTTTAACGCCGAATGCTCCTAAGCTGACAGTCCGATCCTATTTGGAGTTAATGAACATAAAAGCCAATCATCGGAAGACACTTGCTACAGATAAAGGGGCTATCGTTTCTTCGGCCAACCCCCATGATGCCAGTGGATATCATTCTAATATAGCATTTGAGACCTCAGGGCCGATTATCGCAGATATTCTTAAAACGGAACAATCCATCCTTGATTTTTCACATTCAAATGTAAAACTGCCTAAGTATGAAGGGTCAATGAATGAAAAAGGAAATATAAAGGTTCAACTGCTCACGGAAAGTAAAATTGAATCTGGCATTGTAGACACGATAAAACATACTTCTAAAGGGGATTCCATCTGGATTGGCATGTTTTATATCGCGGATAGGGACATCGTGAATGCTTTAACGGATGCAGCGGGGCGTGGAGTAAAGATCAGGCTCATTTTGGATCCCAATACGAATGCTTTTGGCCATAAAAAAACAGGCCTTCCGAACAACCCTGTTGTCTCTGAGCTTTTGGAAGAGGGAAAGGGTAACATCCAAATGAAATGGTATAACACGCATAAGGAACAATATCATACCAAATTGATTTATGTGAGGGGACAGGATTCCTCCACAGTGATTGGCGGATCTGCCAACTATACAATGAGGAATCTGGATGATTTCAATCCTGAAACGGATTTAAAAGTGCAGGCAGGGAACCGGGAACAGGTTATTGTTGATGTGGATGATTATTTCCATCGTATTTGGAATAATGAAGAGGGAACATATTCAGTAGGATATAAGAAGCGCAAAATCGAATACACTGGTGTTGAGCGTGTCATTTATGCACTGCAAAAACTCCTGCATTTTACGACCTATTGA
- a CDS encoding DUF1033 family protein gives MSTSWKVILTKGENEPWWFFEGWEKDIVTEYSFEEKHDALVFFLEKLKTLHNEYPHHRQKNDSMAAFWNEEEKEFCEACDDDLQTYHGLLLMLDQKPYVPTDEEKAFFRV, from the coding sequence ATGTCGACAAGCTGGAAAGTCATTTTGACGAAGGGAGAGAATGAACCATGGTGGTTCTTTGAAGGCTGGGAAAAGGATATCGTTACCGAGTACTCCTTCGAAGAAAAACATGACGCCCTAGTATTTTTTCTTGAAAAGCTAAAAACATTGCACAATGAATATCCTCATCATAGACAGAAAAATGATTCAATGGCAGCATTCTGGAACGAAGAAGAAAAGGAATTTTGCGAAGCATGTGATGATGATTTACAGACGTATCATGGACTGCTATTGATGTTAGATCAAAAACCATATGTACCAACGGATGAGGAGAAAGCGTTCTTTAGAGTCTAA
- a CDS encoding NAD-dependent epimerase/dehydratase family protein has protein sequence MKILIIGGTKFAGRAIVEEAVKKGFDVTLFNRGKTNDAIFPDLPLIKGDRQNKEDLAKLCSQKWDAVIDTCGYQPKDAALSSAMLKEFCSVYVFISTISVYKKAFQEEGIDEKSELNELSSKENEQLQKNGSLPADQYYGALKALCELAVTNELPSNSLIIRPGLIVGPHDPTDRFTYWMERVMKGGEMIAPDNKDCQIQFIDVRDLAQWILTLIEMDERGIWNAVGPTEPLTLNHFLNECRMYLNKETEITWAQEEFLLKNEVQPWIELPLWIPHIKDFGTEITKAKNAGLKTRQLKETILDTAEWASKREHSGRNAGLAADKEDALLKALNK, from the coding sequence ATGAAGATTTTAATAATTGGGGGAACAAAGTTTGCCGGACGTGCGATTGTGGAGGAAGCTGTAAAAAAAGGGTTTGATGTGACGTTGTTCAACAGAGGAAAAACAAATGACGCCATTTTCCCCGATTTGCCCCTTATTAAAGGTGATCGGCAAAACAAAGAGGATTTAGCGAAGCTATGTAGTCAAAAATGGGACGCCGTCATTGATACATGCGGCTATCAGCCAAAAGATGCTGCCCTCTCATCAGCTATGTTGAAGGAATTCTGCAGCGTATATGTATTTATTTCGACTATTTCAGTCTATAAGAAAGCATTCCAGGAAGAAGGAATCGATGAGAAGTCAGAGCTTAATGAATTATCCTCTAAGGAAAATGAGCAGCTGCAGAAAAACGGTTCCTTGCCGGCAGATCAATATTATGGAGCTTTAAAAGCTTTATGTGAACTTGCAGTGACGAATGAACTTCCTTCAAACTCCCTTATTATTCGGCCGGGTCTTATTGTTGGTCCTCATGATCCTACCGATCGTTTTACCTATTGGATGGAAAGGGTGATGAAAGGGGGAGAAATGATTGCCCCTGACAACAAGGATTGTCAAATACAGTTCATTGATGTCCGTGATTTAGCTCAATGGATTTTGACCCTCATTGAAATGGATGAGAGGGGAATATGGAATGCTGTGGGACCGACAGAACCATTAACATTAAACCATTTTCTAAATGAATGCCGGATGTATTTGAATAAAGAAACGGAAATCACTTGGGCTCAAGAAGAATTTCTGCTGAAGAATGAAGTGCAGCCTTGGATTGAATTGCCTTTATGGATCCCGCATATTAAGGATTTTGGAACAGAGATCACAAAGGCTAAAAATGCAGGACTCAAAACGAGGCAATTAAAAGAAACAATATTAGACACCGCTGAATGGGCAAGCAAAAGGGAGCATTCAGGAAGAAATGCCGGCTTAGCGGCAGATAAAGAAGATGCTTTATTGAAAGCTTTAAATAAATAA
- a CDS encoding YkuS family protein produces MSKRVGVEQSLSNVSEVLRAKGYEVVELKNENDAANCDCCVVTGQDNNVMGIQNVVTAGSVINAHGMSADQVCQEIESKFIQ; encoded by the coding sequence ATGTCAAAACGAGTTGGTGTAGAACAATCTCTTTCTAACGTATCTGAAGTGCTTCGCGCAAAAGGCTACGAGGTGGTTGAACTAAAAAATGAAAATGATGCAGCGAACTGTGACTGCTGCGTGGTGACGGGACAAGATAACAACGTCATGGGAATACAAAACGTTGTTACGGCAGGTTCTGTCATTAATGCACATGGAATGTCAGCTGATCAAGTATGCCAGGAAATTGAAAGTAAATTTATACAATAA
- a CDS encoding putative holin-like toxin, with protein MIPVADTMQLMIAFGSLIIAIIAIAQKKK; from the coding sequence ATGATTCCTGTTGCTGATACAATGCAGCTTATGATAGCGTTCGGATCTTTAATCATAGCCATCATCGCCATTGCACAAAAAAAGAAGTAA
- a CDS encoding Ger(x)C family spore germination protein, whose amino-acid sequence MKLLMLFILTLSLFISGCVEQKSLENLGLVTAIGYDKNKEEPEEVEGTIAVLQFSPEKQSLSNIFSASSITSKGVKRKINYETSKKIASGQLRVAIYGDEIASEGLSQYVDTLTRDASIGNMVYLAVASPTAKEILNHQDLYQTDNIGTYLYNMIRQNIDRELIPNPTLQEYLRTFYDIGKDPVLPLLTIENGHIVISGLALFNDDHYLAPLPQDDIFYLRMLMDKYTRGLTEIDLPRERFKAFFTENQTENPVYKEKKEDVHLTLDNIHAHEKITMKEEAGRPAFSIHVKTNLRVLEVSETMDLGNPAVVKKLESEISKKMENKMNELTAMLKEKNTDPIGFGNYYMAHHRNKPLTKQQWIDIYKNSKINVTVETSIQRTGVID is encoded by the coding sequence ATGAAGCTCCTGATGCTGTTCATCCTCACACTATCACTTTTCATCTCTGGATGTGTAGAGCAAAAAAGCCTTGAAAACCTTGGATTGGTAACTGCCATTGGATATGATAAGAACAAAGAGGAGCCAGAGGAAGTGGAAGGAACAATTGCTGTACTTCAATTCAGTCCTGAAAAACAGAGCCTTTCAAATATATTTTCTGCAAGCTCCATTACCAGTAAAGGGGTAAAAAGAAAAATCAATTATGAAACAAGCAAGAAAATTGCTTCGGGACAGCTGCGTGTGGCTATCTATGGAGATGAAATCGCATCAGAAGGATTGAGCCAGTATGTCGATACATTAACAAGGGATGCCTCTATCGGCAATATGGTCTACCTCGCAGTGGCAAGTCCTACTGCAAAGGAAATCCTCAACCACCAGGACCTATACCAAACTGATAATATCGGGACATATTTATATAACATGATTCGCCAAAATATCGACAGAGAGCTGATTCCAAACCCCACTTTGCAAGAATACCTGCGCACATTTTATGATATCGGGAAAGATCCCGTCCTTCCTCTATTGACGATTGAAAATGGCCATATAGTCATCAGTGGGCTTGCGTTGTTTAATGATGACCATTATCTTGCCCCCTTGCCTCAGGATGATATTTTCTATCTAAGGATGTTAATGGATAAATACACAAGGGGACTGACAGAGATTGATCTCCCCCGTGAAAGATTTAAAGCCTTTTTTACTGAGAATCAGACAGAAAATCCAGTTTACAAAGAAAAAAAAGAAGATGTACATCTTACTCTGGACAACATTCACGCACATGAGAAAATCACAATGAAGGAAGAAGCAGGAAGGCCAGCTTTCTCCATACACGTCAAGACAAACTTGCGTGTGCTTGAAGTCTCTGAAACCATGGACTTGGGAAACCCTGCGGTTGTCAAAAAATTAGAAAGCGAAATATCCAAAAAGATGGAAAATAAAATGAATGAATTGACTGCCATGCTGAAAGAAAAAAATACCGATCCAATCGGCTTCGGGAATTATTACATGGCTCATCATAGGAATAAGCCTTTAACCAAACAGCAATGGATAGATATCTATAAAAATTCAAAAATCAATGTTACGGTAGAAACTTCTATCCAACGAACTGGTGTCATCGATTAA
- a CDS encoding GerAB/ArcD/ProY family transporter has translation MLQVNPNINPPRKLLFNAYLLMFIVHTAQTGVGIAGLPRVVFLQSENDAWISVLITGAVVTMVLFIMDKTLKQFESADLYSIHEYLYGKWGGKLANSVISIYLLSGYFIIMKDYTEMVQEWIFPTLPTWIFTLMLSFLAFYAVSGGIRVVVGICLLSLILSIWITFIIAVPLQYMDYSHLLPIWNHSFKQILMGTFKTSLSIVGYEMLMFVYPFVQNKEKVFRYSMIGNLYSTLLFALVTFVSIGFFSATGLKRTIWPVLSMFKIVRIPNLERFEFIAVSFWMLIILPNICLYLWSASRGIKNVFGITGRKSLYIALLIAWLGTLFLKERIFNNLASDYVGYAGFALFFVYPFLLYTMVKLKTIWKKKRSA, from the coding sequence ATGTTGCAAGTGAATCCGAACATTAATCCACCCCGAAAGCTTTTATTCAACGCCTATTTACTCATGTTTATTGTCCATACAGCACAGACAGGCGTCGGGATTGCCGGTTTGCCAAGAGTTGTTTTCCTTCAATCGGAAAATGATGCCTGGATATCAGTATTGATCACTGGTGCAGTCGTCACGATGGTGTTGTTTATTATGGATAAAACATTGAAGCAGTTTGAAAGTGCGGATCTCTATTCCATCCATGAGTATCTATATGGAAAATGGGGTGGGAAATTGGCTAACTCTGTTATTTCCATTTATTTGTTATCAGGCTACTTCATTATTATGAAGGATTATACGGAAATGGTTCAGGAGTGGATTTTCCCTACTCTTCCAACCTGGATATTTACCTTGATGCTCAGCTTTCTTGCATTTTATGCAGTCAGCGGAGGAATAAGAGTAGTCGTGGGAATATGCCTGCTATCCCTGATATTATCCATTTGGATCACTTTTATCATTGCAGTGCCCCTGCAATATATGGATTATTCTCATCTTTTACCGATTTGGAACCATAGTTTTAAACAGATTCTGATGGGAACATTTAAAACCAGCCTTTCAATCGTTGGGTATGAAATGCTTATGTTTGTGTATCCATTTGTACAAAATAAAGAAAAGGTTTTTCGCTATTCCATGATCGGAAATCTTTATTCTACACTTTTGTTTGCCTTGGTCACATTTGTATCAATCGGTTTCTTTTCAGCCACTGGTTTAAAAAGGACGATTTGGCCTGTATTATCTATGTTTAAAATCGTAAGGATTCCAAACTTGGAACGTTTTGAATTTATCGCAGTCTCATTCTGGATGCTGATTATCCTTCCTAACATTTGTTTATATTTATGGTCAGCATCAAGGGGGATCAAGAATGTATTTGGCATCACAGGACGGAAAAGTTTGTATATAGCACTCTTGATTGCGTGGCTTGGTACGCTGTTTTTAAAAGAGAGGATATTTAACAATCTTGCTTCGGATTATGTAGGATACGCAGGATTTGCATTATTCTTCGTATACCCTTTCCTGCTTTATACTATGGTAAAGCTTAAAACGATTTGGAAGAAAAAAAGGAGTGCTTAA
- a CDS encoding spore germination protein, translating to MFKESFKKAEKNRKKAHRLTKEEFKADIQSALSNSSDLLFRDIFHHEKTILLVYLENSIKEDALSEDIIKPLNLLYNEALSVKNIYQSLNIGKLLLTNQLEEISQGIINGYLYIFIEGEDCGILADIGKKESRGLEKAETESLVYGPKISFTESIATNVNIVRNYLSDEKLAVEEIMVGNRLKRKVSLVYISDVADEENVSTFRQRITDLDIDSIIDASVLAQLIEDNSITLFPQLMSTELPDRFCMSLLYGKVGVLVDRSPISLIGPTSFYSFFETTEDVYVRWNIGTFLRILRFISILLSILLTPAYVAVLTYHYEVIPSALLTSLGESRSNVPFPPVFEALLLEFIIELLREAGARLPTKVGQTMGIVGGIVIGQAAVQAGFTSNILIIIIAISALGSFTTPSYLMGSTLRILRFPIIFAAGLYGGIGIMFAFCLILIHLLRQTSMGRPYLTPLFPLRLNDLKYSLIRAPISFYRNRPESNMPKDHIRFFKSDGRKKNDLDE from the coding sequence ATGTTCAAAGAATCTTTTAAAAAAGCCGAGAAAAATAGAAAAAAAGCACATCGTTTAACGAAGGAAGAATTTAAAGCTGACATTCAGTCTGCCCTCTCAAATAGCTCAGACCTTCTGTTTCGGGATATTTTTCATCATGAAAAAACTATCCTCCTTGTCTATTTGGAGAATAGCATAAAAGAAGATGCTCTGAGCGAGGATATCATTAAACCTTTAAATCTTTTATATAATGAAGCCCTTTCTGTTAAAAATATTTATCAATCATTAAATATCGGTAAGCTCCTCCTCACCAATCAATTAGAGGAAATTTCTCAGGGTATTATCAATGGGTACCTGTATATTTTTATTGAAGGTGAAGACTGCGGGATTCTTGCAGATATAGGAAAAAAAGAATCAAGAGGGCTTGAAAAAGCTGAAACAGAATCATTGGTTTATGGACCGAAGATTTCCTTCACAGAATCCATAGCAACGAATGTGAATATTGTGAGGAACTATCTTTCAGATGAAAAACTGGCTGTGGAAGAAATCATGGTGGGAAATCGTTTAAAGCGAAAGGTAAGTTTAGTATACATTTCAGATGTGGCCGATGAGGAAAATGTCTCTACCTTCCGCCAAAGAATTACGGATTTGGACATTGATAGTATTATCGATGCTTCTGTTTTAGCCCAGCTGATAGAGGACAATTCAATCACTCTTTTTCCACAGCTGATGTCAACAGAGCTCCCAGACAGGTTTTGTATGAGTCTATTATACGGAAAAGTAGGTGTATTGGTAGACAGAAGCCCTATTTCCTTAATCGGCCCTACCTCATTTTATAGTTTTTTTGAAACAACAGAGGATGTTTATGTCAGATGGAATATTGGAACGTTTTTACGTATACTCCGTTTTATATCCATCCTGCTCTCTATTTTGCTGACACCTGCCTATGTTGCGGTTTTAACCTATCATTATGAAGTCATTCCTTCCGCCTTACTGACTTCACTTGGAGAATCAAGATCAAACGTCCCTTTTCCGCCGGTTTTTGAAGCCTTGCTTCTTGAATTCATTATTGAATTGCTTAGAGAGGCAGGTGCGAGGCTGCCGACTAAAGTCGGACAGACAATGGGTATCGTCGGTGGTATCGTCATCGGGCAGGCAGCAGTTCAGGCTGGCTTTACGAGTAATATCTTGATCATCATCATTGCCATCAGTGCATTAGGATCGTTTACAACTCCCAGCTATCTGATGGGGTCAACTTTAAGGATCCTGCGCTTTCCAATCATTTTTGCGGCAGGGCTTTATGGCGGCATCGGCATCATGTTTGCATTCTGTCTTATTCTGATTCATTTGTTAAGGCAGACATCAATGGGAAGACCGTATTTAACCCCTCTTTTCCCATTAAGATTGAATGACTTAAAGTACAGTTTGATAAGGGCTCCTATCTCTTTTTACAGAAACCGCCCGGAATCCAATATGCCTAAAGACCACATTCGTTTTTTCAAATCGGATGGCAGGAAGAAAAACGACTTGGATGAATAA
- a CDS encoding HD-GYP domain-containing protein, which produces MKIYGQFKRKMIFNYFIGSFSAVIGVGSIFIFQTLDLTPHEVELIWTILVSSIIVMFICEILVYRLHLRPLTLYYQQNERSRMMLKEAYETILHFPYLTVKRILLPHFLGLAIPSVSMSLFFIKMKWLSIPYSFIALAALGAFIIACLHAMIEYFLTEKTTKPIILDLQHKLGPQFMSINREKNIFSIKRKLLAGAVFISVFPILLFSVATQVRFIETSLEFAKGFLSWAALIITVITIFSITAAILLYKSIQKPLAELQDGFQNVQKGFFLDLDNPHTDEFSDIVNGFNHMLHSIKIRDKRNEELLDSFYTVIAEALDARDPYTAGHSIRVAEYSCKIGKAAGLSELELQLLRKSALLHDIGKIGVRDAVLLKENRLTDEEFNQIKQHPTIGARIVDQPELSLEMKHLLPGIKHHHERYDGKGYPSGLSGQDIPLFGRIIAIADAFDAMTSDRPYRKGMPFEKAISILSEGSGTQWDPALIEIFLSLIKETDIQYTSTLKYSYSFS; this is translated from the coding sequence TTGAAAATTTACGGTCAATTCAAAAGAAAAATGATATTTAATTATTTCATCGGTTCGTTTTCAGCTGTAATTGGGGTTGGGAGCATTTTTATTTTTCAAACCCTTGACTTAACTCCTCATGAAGTCGAATTGATATGGACCATTTTGGTTTCTTCCATCATCGTTATGTTTATATGTGAAATCCTAGTCTATCGTCTGCATTTAAGGCCGTTAACCTTGTACTATCAGCAGAATGAACGATCAAGAATGATGTTAAAGGAAGCTTATGAAACGATTCTTCATTTTCCTTATTTGACAGTAAAAAGGATTCTTTTGCCTCATTTTTTAGGACTTGCCATCCCTTCTGTTTCAATGAGTTTGTTTTTCATTAAAATGAAATGGCTCTCTATTCCATACTCTTTTATCGCTCTTGCAGCATTAGGTGCATTTATCATTGCTTGTCTGCACGCGATGATCGAGTATTTTCTTACCGAAAAAACAACAAAGCCTATCATTTTAGATTTACAGCACAAGTTAGGCCCGCAGTTCATGTCTATTAATCGTGAAAAGAACATTTTCAGTATTAAAAGGAAGCTTCTTGCCGGTGCAGTTTTTATATCGGTATTCCCTATTCTCTTGTTTTCAGTAGCCACACAGGTGCGCTTCATTGAAACTTCACTGGAATTTGCTAAGGGGTTTCTCAGTTGGGCTGCCCTTATCATTACAGTAATCACCATATTTAGTATTACTGCAGCCATATTGCTTTATAAAAGCATTCAAAAACCACTTGCTGAACTTCAGGATGGTTTCCAAAATGTTCAAAAGGGGTTTTTTCTAGATCTTGATAATCCCCATACCGATGAATTCAGTGACATAGTAAATGGTTTCAATCATATGCTCCATTCCATAAAAATCAGGGATAAACGTAATGAAGAATTACTGGACAGCTTCTATACAGTCATTGCGGAAGCACTTGATGCCAGGGACCCTTATACGGCTGGCCATTCCATAAGAGTCGCTGAATATTCGTGCAAAATAGGGAAAGCTGCAGGTTTATCAGAACTGGAATTGCAGCTGTTGAGAAAGTCAGCGCTTCTCCACGATATTGGAAAAATCGGTGTCCGTGATGCCGTTCTATTGAAGGAAAATCGATTAACAGATGAAGAATTCAATCAAATCAAGCAGCACCCCACGATCGGGGCAAGGATTGTAGATCAGCCGGAGCTCTCATTAGAAATGAAGCACCTTTTGCCAGGTATTAAGCATCATCATGAAAGATATGACGGGAAAGGATATCCATCAGGGCTTTCAGGGCAGGACATACCTTTATTCGGCAGGATCATTGCGATTGCTGACGCCTTTGATGCCATGACATCTGATCGTCCTTACCGTAAAGGGATGCCATTTGAAAAAGCAATTTCCATCCTGTCTGAAGGAAGTGGAACTCAATGGGACCCAGCATTGATAGAGATTTTCCTTTCTCTCATAAAGGAAACAGACATACAATACACTTCAACATTAAAATATTCGTACTCTTTCTCATAG